A stretch of DNA from Acanthochromis polyacanthus isolate Apoly-LR-REF ecotype Palm Island chromosome 21, KAUST_Apoly_ChrSc, whole genome shotgun sequence:
TCAGCTTATAATGACAGAGGGCTCGGACAACCTGTGAATAATTTTCTCAACCTCAGTGACATATTTAGACCTCAAAATGAAATGAGCAGCACCAGCTTTGATCCTTTCTATGAAGACCACTCGATCCAGAGCAGCGTAAAGCCCATTTGTAATGAGCAGTATGTGCCAGAAGACATAAACCAGCTGGTCAGcagttttcagtcattcatGGCTGATAGCGTATGTCGTGGAGACTTTCCAAATATGCACAAGCAGGCATTGGGCATGCACAGTGAAGATAGTCTGGTTGAAGAATGGAAAACTACTAGCCCTTCGATGTCGACACAAAGTACTCCTGCAATGCAGATCCCAAAACAGCTGGTGGGAGAATTTGGGACAGTGCAGAGGGAAAGAAGTGAAGGAGTGAGGAAACAAATATTTAAGCGTCATGCTTTTCAAGATCTACCAGATTTCACCTCTCAAAACCCAGAGTGTTTCCAGCAATCAAAGCAATTCTCTGCAACTTTAAACTTCCCAAATCAATACCAAAACAAGATGAcaatgcacagagagaacattaACGTAAGCATGAACCAATATTCAAACCATCATATCCAGCAGAGCCAGATACAGAACAAGATCAAGCCACAGatgcagaaggaaaaaaagaggctgCATATGTCTGGACTACAGGGAGAAGTCTTCTCTTGGAGGCCCCAGACCAATGCTCATGTGAGAGAAGGGGATAAACAGCACTTCTCACAAAGCCCATACTTTGACTTCCAGGGCAGCATGCAGTCTCAGAGATTTGATGGAGGAAACAGCATGTTCAGTGGAGGGAATGCACAGCAGGTCATGCCTTTCATGTATCCTGTAAATGACCTCAGGAGACAGTCCAACATGTCCATCAACTCAAACTTCCGCTCTAGATCCACATTACCCTACGGAAGTGGTGTTCCTGGTGCTAATGTGGATAATGTAATGTCAGCCAATGAGTCTCCAGCTTTCAAGTCTTATGTGGGTGACATAAGGACCCgcagaggagagagaactcCTCATGTCCCAGCCTCAGCCATGATGACTTCAGTGATGATGAATCAGGGGGGACCTGCGATCCAGCCTTGCTTCTACCTGGACGAGTGTTATGAGCAATGGAGGCGtttggagaaagagagaaagaaggtaTGTTATTGAAGTGTGACTTTGTGTCTAATAAAACATGTCTAGGGCTCATTACCAGGAATGATTTCACAGccacttttgtgttttcagtggaACAGCGCTGGCAGtatggtgtttattttcttcagtTATTGATGAAAACATGGTACTGAGCATATTCAGCTGTCAAACATATCTATATTGGCCCAGCTTTAATTCTCAGGTTTTACTGTAGGGCTGTGCACCTCCCAGCACTTTACTATGCTGGGaggaaaacacttttttccagTTTGGGCCTGGGTTGAGGCCAGATTACTGACAAATATTTAACTCCACCTTGAGATAAAGgtgaatttatttttagtttctcATGTAGACAATTACTCTCTGTCCAACTattgtttaaaattatttaatatcAGGATGTCATGTTGTCCCCTCCTTTTCTATTTTAGATAGAGGCCatccttaaaaaaacattttttgggaaaaggCCTGCAGCAGTGACCAACATTAATCTACCCAAAACTCCACCAAACCCCACAAGAATCGACCACCTGATTGTTAATCAGACAAGAGAACAAGCAAAGGTGAGAGCCCTGAATTAACTGCATCCATACTGCCACCGTCTGGTGTGTTTTGTCACAGCAGCATTATGTCCTGAAAGTTTTAGATTTATTTAGCAAATATTTGAGTTCTGTTGAGAAACAACTATTGCCCTAAATATGTCTGTGCTGATTGTCTTAGTTTAGATGATTGTTGGatttcttctcattttcatttattgtcactatcataatttaaaaaacatactTGTGTACAAAGTACAGACCCAATAAGACAGTTAATCTTTTAGAATGACGTGTTGATAAATAACTGTTTCTGTgcattgtgtttgtgtaataGCTGATTAAAGAGCCATCATGGTAAGAAAGGCCAAATCCTGGGTTTGGTTGGTTTCCCAGAATTTTTTGTACCGATTTCCACACATCAAGAATACCATTAACTAGCATGTCAATTAACCTGACCCAGTTTTACACTTGTTTGTAAATCTAGTTTAGttaaaaagttattttcattttattgagaGTTTACCTATGCTGTGGTGCCATGTCACTGATGTTTGGAACAGTAAGTTAATTTAGTTAAAATTTTAAAGCTTACATGAATAAAAACTAAGTAAATGTTACTTTAGTTTTTCTTAAAATCTGAGTAAGGAATGTAAAAGTAGATTATGTTGGTGTGTTGCAGGTGGAAAGCCTTCTGGAACGAATGGAGTGTCTGTGTAGCACTCCCCTACACAGCAACATCCACACAGCACTGAAGAGGCATCATATGGCCATTTGCATCACGCAGGCAAGATGCATGGAGGACACTGCAAACATGACCAAATATCTGCGGCAGAAACCTCATTTCACAGAGGACAGAGGTAAcccatgtttcatattttttctattcaaactgttctatttgctgctgttacactgtaaatttccatATCAATAAAggatctatctatctgtctatcgaTTGTTGTTTGTATGATATGCTGCTGGACCTAACTTGCTTCTgctttgtagacacactgttGATGATCGTTTCACTGAACGACCTAGCTGCTACCACTAGAAAACTCCGTACAGCTCTGTGGTGTGCCCTCCAGATGACACTGCCAAAGCCTGTCAAGATGCAGAACCACCATGTTACCAAGGAGGACACATGCAGTGAGAAATGCATCTCTCCATTTGAAGTTTGCTCTTTTAAGTTATGATTTCGCAGGTTACAAGTATAGGTTAAAGGTATCggataaaataaaatcactctAGAGTGCCCTATTTATTAGTGTCCCATAGTCAGAAGAGTGACCAAAATAAAGTTCTTACAGTATTACTTACCTGCAAGTCAACATGACATTTTATCTGCAGCACATGGATCATTGCAGAACATGATAGGAGTATTTTGAAGCTAAGTGACTACATTTTTGGCACCGAAAGGCTTCTTCTGTTGCGTAGGAGTTGCATGAAATGTAATTTGTCCTGCGGCATCTTAACTTAAATTCATTTAATTAGTGTCAATTCCAAATCAACACGAATCTTGCTCCATCACCGTTATATTTAAAGGCACTATTTATGTGGAAGATTTCAGTGAATTCTTCattgttttacttatttattggAACCTCAGTTCTGAGAATTCCCACCCAATAATTGAATCACCAGGGCAGTAGCATGCTAAACATTAACCAGTTTTCTTGAATGTTCCAGTTAATTTATGCAGCTtgagtttttcttgtttaaccTTAAACATCCTGTAatcaaaaagttgtttttttttatctgcaaaTTGAAATGTGCCAACAATACtaaaatatctggaaaaagGGTTCAGTATGTTACAATTAAATGCAGTAATCACACTTCCAGTGAGAAGCGTAACATGAGCTAAGTTAAAAAATAGTTCTCTGACTGCAGTGGCCTTTGAACACTTGTTCTACTTCAGTAGTTTACAATGAATATgctaaattttattttactttcctAGAGTGTTCCATTTAGTATCtgaaactttttttcttctgctatTAAATGTGTGATCATAAATCTGTATAATTTATATGAAATTGCAGGTCAGAACTGTAAACATATTAAAGCGTTCAAAGTTCAGCATTAAAAATTGAAATTCAGTCATTAGATTATAAAATATTATCATCAGTGAAGAGTGAAAGTTTGTCAGCAAGGGACCAAAGTGTGTATTCATTACAAAGCTAAGTCAAGAAGTAAATTCTGACAGCGTTAGTGTCGAGGCTTCCTGTAGGGGGACTCATCTTCATGAATATGAGCAAGGTTGTTCTGTTGagttttaatgctgtggttttgtttttttcttgttaattgttttataaactgaaaaatccaaaataaaacaaattgctgaaaaatgtttttatttattaatttagaAAGATGTTGAACCTCAGTATAAACACTGAAATGATGGTATATGATATATTTGAGGTATAATTTACCAACTGCTCCTTTGTTCTATTCTTCAACCAAGTGTCTACACAGTAAAACTTTAACCGAAAGCATTGAAATGCAAGCAATGAAGTCTGACAGCAGCACCGGCCTTTACATAGAAGTTGTGCAGAAATAAAAGGCATTTGCAAGGTGTTGGCACAAATGACAACAGCAGAAACTGCAGACTGAGCTGCTTCACAAGGATTTCTCCACTTTTGCCATGATCAGTCCAATTTGCGTTTCAGGTGTATACTCTGATAATTTTTGGGTAATTCAGTCAACACTTAACCACGTCACATTTGACCAACAACATGACTCTATCACAGTTGTCATTAGTCTTAAGATTTGCAGCTTTATTCCCAGACATCCTTCTGTATCTGATTTAAGTCAGAGTGAACTAAATGTAGTGAATTTTGGTTCTGCACAACGTCCAattcactgatttttttattttttacacataCTATGAGATACAGAATGTACTTAACAAGGAGGATCTGATGAACATGAGTGACAGCGAGGTTTAGCTAAAAAGAGTCGCAGACaatatcttttttcttttttttcttgtaagaAAAATCTTTCACTTGCAAAGTGTCCTCATATTTGGTTTTATCTTTTGCGTTCACCCTTCTGTGTAcgcttcttctccttctcctttctGTCTTGTTTGGCCAGCTTGTCTTTCTCTCGCTGCATCTTGTccatttccttcttcttctgagCATCGTCACGAGCCTGGTCTCGCTTTTGCTTTTGTCTGTTCAGCACCTCCTCCACATTGGTGTTCTTGAACAGAGCTGACACTTTCAGTAAAGGATAGCTGGATGCAAAATTGTCATTACTACATATGACCACTAAGATGGTGTGAATGATTGTAGCACTGTATCATGCAGTCATGACTCTGCAACTACAGCATTATCCATTCATATAGTAGGACTTAGTAAC
This window harbors:
- the moto gene encoding meiosis-specific coiled-coil domain-containing protein MEIOC, with the protein product MSAYNDRGLGQPVNNFLNLSDIFRPQNEMSSTSFDPFYEDHSIQSSVKPICNEQYVPEDINQLVSSFQSFMADSVCRGDFPNMHKQALGMHSEDSLVEEWKTTSPSMSTQSTPAMQIPKQLVGEFGTVQRERSEGVRKQIFKRHAFQDLPDFTSQNPECFQQSKQFSATLNFPNQYQNKMTMHRENINVSMNQYSNHHIQQSQIQNKIKPQMQKEKKRLHMSGLQGEVFSWRPQTNAHVREGDKQHFSQSPYFDFQGSMQSQRFDGGNSMFSGGNAQQVMPFMYPVNDLRRQSNMSINSNFRSRSTLPYGSGVPGANVDNVMSANESPAFKSYVGDIRTRRGERTPHVPASAMMTSVMMNQGGPAIQPCFYLDECYEQWRRLEKERKKIEAILKKTFFGKRPAAVTNINLPKTPPNPTRIDHLIVNQTREQAKVESLLERMECLCSTPLHSNIHTALKRHHMAICITQARCMEDTANMTKYLRQKPHFTEDRDDTAKACQDAEPPCYQGGHMQ